A window of Sphingobacterium sp. SRCM116780 contains these coding sequences:
- a CDS encoding PA2169 family four-helix-bundle protein, producing MEKSIQQQADLVNDLIEINNDRIEGYNKAIELLSDPESSLVLDYFRRYRNQSEQFKTELKPFVYAAGEPTEEGTMASGKLFRMWMDIKNTMMNSTTQDILVDCEKGEDAFKKVYQQILEEAPELDGQIVEIINRQAAEQLEAHDQIKLLRDQIHPAL from the coding sequence ATGGAAAAATCAATTCAACAACAAGCGGACTTAGTAAACGATCTAATTGAAATCAATAACGATCGTATTGAGGGATACAACAAGGCAATAGAATTACTTTCTGATCCAGAAAGTAGTCTCGTACTCGATTATTTCAGACGTTATCGAAATCAATCGGAACAGTTTAAAACCGAGTTAAAGCCTTTCGTTTATGCCGCTGGCGAACCTACGGAAGAAGGTACTATGGCTTCTGGAAAACTGTTTAGAATGTGGATGGACATCAAGAATACCATGATGAACAGTACAACACAAGATATTTTGGTTGATTGTGAAAAAGGAGAAGATGCTTTTAAGAAAGTGTATCAGCAAATTTTAGAAGAAGCTCCCGAATTGGATGGACAAATTGTCGAAATCATCAACAGACAAGCAGCCGAACAGCTCGAGGCACATGATCAAATCAAATTATTAAGAGATCAAATCCATCCTGCCCTTTAA
- a CDS encoding PfkB family carbohydrate kinase, with protein sequence MNTTIKKIGHPFKDQNVLVIGDFILDVHLNSTPIGRIPKGNMPEVDFPIRHLCLGGSAQLASYLQHNGAQVCYMTVLGEDQASQTAIQLLKEKGIPSICIHFTAASPTLIHTRLDQEEQQAYPGDIIPKLHIDNSVMDSFLKDIEKAYFNCDILYISDYEKGTISKQVLRLLRQLQEKSRKTIVVDATNYDKYKHLSPVLIKTSDPLGFEWLGKKQLQPYVPLSS encoded by the coding sequence ATGAACACAACGATCAAAAAGATAGGACATCCATTTAAAGATCAAAATGTATTGGTCATCGGAGACTTTATTCTGGATGTTCATCTGAATAGTACGCCTATAGGTCGGATTCCTAAAGGAAATATGCCAGAAGTTGACTTTCCTATACGCCATTTATGCCTGGGTGGTTCTGCACAGTTGGCGAGTTATTTACAACATAATGGCGCGCAGGTTTGCTATATGACCGTATTAGGAGAAGATCAGGCCTCTCAGACTGCGATTCAATTGTTAAAAGAGAAGGGTATCCCTTCGATCTGTATTCATTTTACAGCAGCAAGCCCTACCCTTATCCATACACGCCTTGATCAAGAAGAACAGCAGGCCTATCCAGGAGACATCATTCCTAAGCTTCATATAGACAATAGTGTGATGGATAGCTTCTTAAAAGATATCGAGAAAGCTTACTTCAATTGCGATATCCTCTATATTTCAGATTATGAAAAAGGCACGATCAGTAAACAAGTCCTTCGTTTGCTACGCCAACTTCAAGAAAAATCTAGAAAAACAATAGTGGTCGATGCTACAAACTACGACAAATACAAGCATCTATCTCCAGTATTAATAAAAACCTCAGACCCATTGGGTTTTGAATGGTTAGGAAAAAAACAACTTCAGCCATATGTACCGCTATCATCCTAA
- a CDS encoding NAD(P)H-hydrate dehydratase, giving the protein MMKILSAKQMADVDRATCEEQQITSVDLMERAAHTVFLALKQRYSDLTQQHFTILCGKGNNGGDGLVLARLLDACLADVQVYLWQADRYSADNLLNQQRISHIPIQHFSETDHLDFPSHSIILDCLFGYGLQEELDDRWLSIIQQINQSKRPVYAIDMPSGLLADRPTSEHGLVVHADLVYTFQVPKLGLLMPQNQIFYDEFQVLDIQLSSIAMESADTHLTYVDQELLLSFYRKRKKFDHKGIFGHVLIVGGSKGKIGAVQLALKAALRSGCGLATAYLPACGITIIQTAVPEAMVLSDNHHASITDIPNVTPYQAVGIGIGLGEAVGTVEALSEFLRRRGNQPMVLDADALNILSKAPELWAYVPKDSILTPHPKELRRIIGIWQDDWDKLEKVKRFAKNHQLHILIKGANSMMLLADGQIFINSTGNVGMATGGSGDVLTGIITALMGQGYFSHQALILGVYIHGRAADMAVQTIGAYSLLPSDTIRFLPQAFLELERSHA; this is encoded by the coding sequence ATGATGAAAATTCTTTCTGCAAAACAAATGGCTGATGTGGATCGTGCGACCTGTGAAGAACAGCAAATAACGAGCGTAGACTTAATGGAACGTGCGGCTCATACTGTTTTTCTGGCGCTAAAACAGCGGTATTCCGATTTGACTCAGCAGCATTTCACTATTTTGTGTGGTAAAGGAAATAATGGGGGAGATGGATTAGTGCTGGCTCGTTTATTGGATGCCTGTCTGGCGGATGTTCAGGTCTACCTATGGCAGGCTGATCGTTATTCCGCAGATAATTTGCTGAATCAACAGCGGATTTCCCATATCCCTATTCAGCATTTTTCTGAAACAGATCACTTGGATTTTCCATCCCATTCCATCATTTTGGATTGCTTGTTTGGTTATGGTCTTCAAGAAGAATTAGATGATCGTTGGCTTTCAATCATTCAACAGATTAACCAATCGAAACGACCTGTCTATGCCATTGACATGCCTTCTGGTTTACTGGCTGACCGACCTACATCGGAGCATGGACTTGTTGTTCATGCGGATTTAGTCTATACATTCCAGGTTCCTAAATTGGGTTTATTGATGCCTCAAAATCAAATCTTTTATGATGAGTTTCAGGTATTGGATATTCAGTTGAGTTCAATAGCGATGGAAAGTGCCGATACGCACTTGACATATGTGGACCAAGAACTACTGTTGTCGTTTTATAGAAAAAGAAAAAAATTTGACCATAAAGGTATTTTTGGACATGTACTCATTGTTGGTGGTAGCAAAGGAAAAATAGGAGCTGTACAACTGGCTTTGAAAGCAGCATTACGAAGTGGTTGCGGTTTAGCAACGGCATATTTACCTGCTTGTGGAATTACAATCATACAAACGGCTGTACCCGAAGCGATGGTACTGTCGGATAATCACCATGCTTCTATAACCGATATACCCAATGTCACGCCTTATCAAGCTGTTGGTATTGGAATCGGATTGGGGGAAGCGGTAGGAACTGTCGAAGCGTTATCCGAATTTTTACGTCGTAGGGGCAATCAACCGATGGTATTGGATGCTGATGCATTGAACATCTTGTCAAAAGCACCAGAATTGTGGGCTTATGTTCCTAAAGATAGTATATTGACCCCTCATCCTAAAGAGCTTCGTCGTATTATTGGTATTTGGCAGGATGATTGGGATAAGTTAGAAAAAGTCAAAAGATTTGCTAAGAATCATCAACTACATATACTGATCAAGGGCGCAAATAGTATGATGTTGTTGGCTGATGGACAGATTTTTATCAATAGCACGGGTAATGTGGGGATGGCAACTGGTGGGAGTGGTGATGTTTTAACGGGTATAATTACTGCACTTATGGGGCAAGGATATTTCAGCCATCAAGCCCTGATCCTAGGGGTATATATCCACGGACGAGCTGCTGATATGGCTGTTCAGACTATCGGTGCTTATAGTTTATTACCATCCGATACCATTCGGTTTTTACCTCAAGCATTTCTGGAACTGGAACGCAGCCATGCGTAA
- a CDS encoding exo-beta-N-acetylmuramidase NamZ domain-containing protein, translated as MKHISVVFLTIFLFTVTQAQTSLPYSNDQIRTGAEQTEKYLPILKGKRVAILANPSTMIKQTHLVDSLLALQVHIVKIFGPEHGFRGNASNGTEVSDEVDQKTQLPIISLYGNKRKPTATDLADVDIVIYDVQDMGVRFYTNVNTLRDIMEACADHGKKLLILDRPNPNAYLIDGPILDMQYKSGIGQFPVPIAHGLTIAEFAQMIKGQGWMEHAQNCKLQIIPIENYNHSMLYKLSVNPSPNLNTEQSILLYPSTCLFEGTKLNHGRGTDFSFTVIGSPVYKGIFDFSFMPVSKKGMSETPLFMNEMCYGLDLRNYDLKKLIRDRKINLSWMITLYKKSPEKDKFFDQSFSAQIGRIENLAGVADFRKQIEQGLSEKAIRKSWAPGLSRYKKMRKEYLLYPDR; from the coding sequence ATGAAGCATATTTCAGTTGTTTTCTTAACTATTTTTTTGTTTACTGTTACACAAGCTCAAACAAGCTTACCCTATAGTAATGACCAGATTCGGACTGGAGCTGAACAAACCGAAAAGTACCTACCCATTCTGAAAGGAAAACGAGTAGCTATTCTAGCCAATCCTTCCACGATGATTAAACAGACACATCTTGTCGATAGCTTATTGGCTCTACAGGTGCATATTGTCAAGATTTTTGGTCCCGAGCATGGATTTAGAGGTAATGCAAGTAATGGTACCGAAGTATCGGATGAAGTAGATCAGAAAACGCAGCTTCCTATCATATCGCTCTATGGTAATAAAAGGAAACCAACGGCTACTGATCTGGCAGATGTGGATATCGTTATCTATGATGTGCAAGATATGGGAGTTCGCTTTTATACCAATGTCAATACCTTACGAGATATCATGGAAGCCTGTGCAGATCATGGAAAAAAATTATTGATTTTAGATCGCCCCAATCCCAATGCTTACCTGATTGATGGTCCAATTTTGGATATGCAATATAAATCAGGCATTGGTCAGTTTCCGGTTCCTATTGCACATGGTTTGACGATAGCAGAATTTGCACAGATGATCAAGGGGCAGGGCTGGATGGAGCATGCGCAAAATTGCAAATTGCAGATCATACCGATTGAAAACTATAACCACAGCATGCTGTATAAACTGTCTGTGAATCCGTCTCCAAATCTAAATACTGAACAAAGTATCTTGTTGTATCCCAGCACTTGTTTGTTTGAAGGGACTAAACTCAATCATGGACGGGGTACAGATTTTTCATTTACCGTGATAGGAAGTCCTGTTTACAAGGGTATCTTTGATTTTTCTTTTATGCCTGTCAGTAAAAAGGGAATGAGTGAGACACCTTTGTTTATGAATGAAATGTGCTATGGATTGGATTTAAGGAATTACGATTTGAAAAAATTGATACGGGATCGAAAAATCAACCTTTCCTGGATGATCACTTTATATAAAAAGTCACCTGAAAAGGATAAGTTTTTTGATCAGAGTTTCTCTGCACAGATTGGACGGATCGAAAACTTGGCAGGAGTGGCTGATTTTAGAAAGCAGATTGAACAGGGATTAAGTGAAAAAGCGATACGGAAAAGTTGGGCACCAGGACTGAGTCGATATAAGAAAATGAGAAAGGAATATCTCCTTTATCCGGATAGGTAA
- a CDS encoding gluconate:H+ symporter — translation MIFIVIVISLFLLIFLITYAKINAFLAFLLVSIFAGVGLGIPLSTLFVSVEKGIGAVMGSLTLILVLGAMLGKLVAESGAAEKIASILVGVMGQKHIQWGLMLTGFVVGIPLFYGIGFVLLVPLIFSIVYRYQLPAVYIGLPMLAALSVTHGFIPPHPSPVALIALFHADMGLTLIYGLLIAVPAIIIGGPLFGMTLKQMQPSQAQVFNPVKMDRTDSPYGKPGAGSSFLASLLPVFLLILGTLLPYMINPSHTTVLSWIKFFGNPTIVMLLALVYAGYSLGIKQGRSISSIMSVFEGAVKDIAMILLIIAGSGIFKQVMEDSGVSVALATKLQQLPINPLILAWVITAVIRGCIGSATVAALTAASVLLPLITAGAVQPSLMVLSIGAGSLMFSHVNDAGFWLFKEYFGLSISDTLRSWSLMEAIVSIVGLLAVLVLNKIIN, via the coding sequence ATGATCTTTATCGTTATTGTTATTAGTTTATTTTTGTTGATCTTTTTGATTACATATGCAAAAATAAACGCTTTTCTGGCTTTTTTACTTGTTTCGATCTTTGCAGGAGTGGGACTCGGAATACCATTAAGTACGCTTTTTGTTTCTGTCGAAAAAGGAATAGGCGCTGTTATGGGCAGTTTAACGTTAATCCTGGTGTTGGGAGCAATGTTGGGTAAATTAGTCGCAGAAAGTGGTGCGGCTGAGAAGATAGCATCTATTTTGGTCGGTGTAATGGGACAAAAGCATATCCAATGGGGATTGATGCTGACAGGTTTTGTCGTGGGTATCCCGCTTTTTTATGGAATTGGGTTTGTCTTATTGGTTCCTTTGATCTTTTCGATTGTTTACCGCTATCAGCTTCCTGCCGTATATATTGGGCTACCAATGTTGGCGGCCTTATCGGTTACCCATGGTTTTATTCCTCCACATCCTTCTCCTGTCGCTTTAATTGCTTTGTTTCATGCTGACATGGGACTGACTTTGATATATGGCTTACTGATTGCTGTTCCCGCCATCATCATTGGAGGACCTCTTTTTGGCATGACGCTTAAACAGATGCAACCCAGCCAAGCACAGGTATTTAATCCAGTGAAAATGGATCGTACTGATTCCCCCTATGGAAAACCGGGTGCTGGTAGTAGCTTTTTAGCATCTCTATTGCCTGTATTTCTGTTGATTCTGGGAACGTTATTGCCTTATATGATAAATCCCAGTCATACAACAGTACTCTCTTGGATCAAGTTTTTTGGAAATCCGACCATTGTGATGTTGTTGGCACTTGTGTATGCGGGCTATAGTTTAGGAATTAAACAAGGTAGAAGCATATCGTCCATTATGTCTGTCTTTGAGGGTGCTGTCAAAGATATTGCCATGATATTACTGATTATCGCTGGTTCTGGCATTTTTAAGCAGGTTATGGAAGATAGTGGTGTCAGTGTAGCTTTAGCGACAAAACTTCAACAACTGCCTATCAATCCTTTGATACTGGCTTGGGTGATCACAGCCGTCATCAGAGGCTGTATTGGCTCGGCTACAGTAGCTGCTTTAACAGCTGCGAGTGTTTTGCTTCCTTTAATTACTGCTGGTGCTGTACAGCCTAGTTTAATGGTGTTATCGATCGGAGCAGGGAGCTTGATGTTTTCACATGTCAATGATGCGGGTTTTTGGCTGTTCAAAGAATATTTTGGATTGAGCATTTCCGACACATTACGGTCTTGGTCCTTAATGGAGGCTATTGTATCCATTGTTGGGCTGTTGGCTGTATTAGTTTTAAATAAGATAATCAATTAA
- a CDS encoding RidA family protein — protein MMYNADEQFEKLGLTLPPAPAPKGLYKPYVIDGKYLYLSGHGPVQDDASLIIGRIGREMNGEDGKLAARQVGLTMLSTIKTNLGSLNKVKRVIKVLGMVNCTPDFEFHPGVINGCSELFAAVWGDDNGVGTRSAVGFGSLPDNIPVEVEALFELY, from the coding sequence ATGATGTACAATGCAGATGAACAATTTGAAAAATTAGGGTTAACACTTCCTCCGGCACCAGCGCCAAAAGGTCTTTATAAACCTTATGTAATTGACGGAAAATATTTATATCTATCTGGCCATGGACCTGTGCAAGATGATGCTTCATTGATTATTGGTCGGATTGGTCGGGAAATGAATGGGGAAGATGGAAAATTAGCGGCTAGGCAAGTTGGATTGACCATGCTGTCAACAATAAAAACTAATCTTGGCAGTTTAAATAAAGTAAAACGTGTCATTAAGGTGCTGGGGATGGTGAATTGTACACCTGATTTTGAGTTTCATCCTGGAGTGATCAATGGCTGTAGCGAACTTTTTGCGGCTGTTTGGGGAGATGATAATGGTGTAGGAACACGTAGTGCGGTTGGTTTTGGTTCGCTTCCGGATAACATTCCTGTTGAAGTGGAAGCTTTGTTTGAACTTTATTGA
- a CDS encoding D-TA family PLP-dependent enzyme → MQEWFELKDVDTVDSPALLVYPDRVKHNIQQAIALLDGDCSRLRPHIKTNKTAEICQLLQDFGIRKFKCATIAEAELLGMIAAEDVLLAYQPTGPKMKRLINLIKSYPKTTYSCLVDHVQVAQDLNAICAAAQIVLAIYIDVNVGMGRTGIHPDAVEGLAMEIIALPQLHLIGVHGYDGHIHDPDLNRREEQSDASYQLLVNAFDTVRQLTATPLHSIIGGSPPFPFHARRMDVECSPGTFVFWDYAYGEAFKEQKFEYAALLLTRVISIVDEHHICLDLGYKAVGNESPLPRVQFLGNRDMELVSQSEEHLVVKVRNSSDYPIGTPFYGVPKHVCPTVALYEEMLVVEDGKVSKSWKIKARDRKINY, encoded by the coding sequence ATGCAAGAGTGGTTCGAATTGAAAGATGTGGATACGGTAGATTCTCCTGCTTTGTTGGTATATCCGGACAGGGTGAAACACAATATTCAACAGGCGATTGCTCTATTGGATGGGGATTGTAGTCGCTTGCGCCCGCATATCAAGACCAATAAAACTGCGGAAATCTGTCAGTTATTGCAGGACTTCGGTATTCGTAAATTTAAGTGTGCGACAATAGCGGAAGCAGAACTGCTGGGAATGATCGCTGCTGAGGACGTGCTATTGGCTTATCAACCAACAGGTCCGAAAATGAAACGTCTGATTAACCTGATCAAAAGTTATCCCAAAACAACTTATTCTTGTCTTGTCGATCACGTGCAAGTCGCACAGGACTTAAATGCGATCTGTGCAGCTGCACAGATAGTTTTAGCTATTTATATCGATGTCAATGTAGGGATGGGAAGAACAGGTATTCATCCAGATGCCGTGGAAGGATTGGCTATGGAAATCATTGCGCTTCCGCAATTGCATCTTATTGGTGTCCATGGTTATGATGGGCATATTCATGATCCTGATTTAAATCGTAGGGAAGAACAAAGTGATGCTTCTTATCAGTTATTGGTTAATGCCTTTGATACCGTACGACAGCTAACCGCAACTCCGTTGCACAGCATCATCGGTGGAAGTCCTCCTTTTCCTTTCCATGCTAGGAGAATGGATGTGGAATGCAGTCCTGGTACATTTGTGTTTTGGGATTATGCGTATGGTGAAGCCTTCAAAGAACAGAAATTTGAATATGCAGCTTTGTTATTGACACGGGTGATTTCGATTGTTGATGAACATCATATCTGTTTGGATCTGGGCTATAAAGCTGTTGGAAATGAATCACCTTTGCCGCGAGTGCAGTTTCTCGGAAATAGGGATATGGAGTTGGTCAGCCAAAGTGAGGAGCATCTGGTAGTGAAGGTTAGGAACTCAAGTGATTATCCGATCGGTACTCCGTTTTATGGGGTGCCTAAACATGTCTGTCCTACAGTAGCTTTGTATGAAGAAATGCTTGTTGTGGAAGATGGTAAGGTATCGAAATCATGGAAGATAAAGGCAAGAGATCGAAAAATAAATTATTAA
- a CDS encoding dipeptidase, translating to MMNEMMPFIFDAHLDLSMNAMEWNRDLRLSITDLNDREMGMQDRPDRGKATVSFGELRKGNIGLVVATQIARYIAQGSALPGWNSPEQAWAQTQGQLAWYKAMEQDGQMRMIKTKTDLEQHLSLWMDSTANENKPIGYLLSLEGADSIVDISYLEVAYQQGLRAVGPAHYGPGRYANGTDASGKLNEQGIALLKEMERLHMILDVTHLNDDAFWDAMDRFDGPIWASHNNCRKFVDHNRQFSDEMIKALIAKKGFIGVALDAWMMVPNWIRGVSDPKAMNCSMEIMANQIDHICQLAGNMDHVGVGSDLDGAFGREQCPYDLETIADIQKVFGILAKRGYAEEALTKIAHLNGVNFLKESL from the coding sequence ATGATGAACGAAATGATGCCCTTTATTTTTGATGCCCATTTGGACTTAAGCATGAATGCGATGGAGTGGAATCGTGATCTCCGATTATCGATTACTGATTTAAATGATCGGGAAATGGGGATGCAGGATAGACCCGATCGCGGAAAGGCAACGGTTTCCTTTGGGGAATTACGGAAAGGAAATATCGGCTTGGTGGTGGCGACTCAAATCGCACGTTATATAGCGCAGGGAAGTGCATTGCCTGGTTGGAATTCTCCAGAGCAAGCTTGGGCACAAACACAAGGACAATTGGCTTGGTACAAAGCGATGGAGCAGGATGGGCAGATGCGGATGATCAAAACCAAAACAGATCTAGAACAACATCTTTCACTTTGGATGGATAGTACAGCAAATGAAAATAAACCGATTGGCTATTTATTGAGCTTGGAAGGTGCTGATTCAATTGTGGACATTTCTTATTTGGAAGTGGCTTATCAACAAGGACTTCGTGCTGTTGGTCCTGCACATTATGGGCCGGGAAGATATGCGAATGGTACGGATGCTAGTGGTAAGCTGAACGAGCAGGGGATTGCTTTGCTCAAAGAGATGGAACGGCTGCACATGATCTTGGATGTTACGCATCTCAATGATGATGCCTTTTGGGATGCTATGGATCGATTCGATGGTCCCATATGGGCGAGCCATAATAATTGTCGGAAATTTGTTGATCACAATCGCCAGTTCAGTGATGAAATGATCAAAGCGTTGATTGCGAAAAAGGGATTTATTGGTGTCGCCTTAGATGCTTGGATGATGGTTCCCAATTGGATACGCGGAGTTTCGGATCCAAAAGCGATGAATTGCTCGATGGAAATCATGGCCAATCAGATTGACCATATCTGTCAATTGGCAGGAAATATGGATCATGTGGGTGTGGGGAGTGACCTGGATGGCGCATTCGGTAGAGAGCAATGTCCCTATGATTTGGAAACCATAGCCGATATACAAAAAGTATTTGGCATCTTAGCAAAAAGGGGATATGCTGAAGAAGCGTTGACAAAAATTGCTCACTTGAATGGGGTTAATTTTTTAAAAGAATCTTTATAA
- a CDS encoding MFS transporter, with protein MTGQLRLQLSFMMFLEYFIKGAWFVTLGTYLAKNLQATGLEVANIFSTQSLGAVLAPFFIGFIADRYFNAERVLAVLHLLGAILLFFMSRAEDAANFYPYIFVYFIAYMSSLALSNSIAFRQMTDAKKQFPSIRVWGTIGWVCSGVVISYVFHWDAPGAIQIGALKNTFLMAAVCSLILAVFSFFLPKTPPMAVNKDKKFNFGSAIGLDALGLLKNRSFLIFFVTVVVICIPISFYYQNANPYLVQVGLPNPTAKMAMGQLSEAICLLFIPFFFIRFGYKKMIMVGILAWVARYLLFAFGDTHSYLLIIGILLHGICYDFMFVVGQIYTDTIAGEKYKSSAQGLVTIAMYGIGMLLGFWVAGYISDYLKGHYPADFWWYLWTVPAGLAGVCFLLFTFFFKEDKKGLGSSAAHLENEGNM; from the coding sequence ATGACTGGACAATTACGATTACAACTATCTTTTATGATGTTCCTTGAATATTTTATCAAGGGCGCATGGTTTGTTACTTTGGGAACTTACTTAGCTAAAAATTTACAGGCAACAGGCCTAGAGGTCGCTAATATTTTTTCAACACAATCTCTGGGAGCAGTTCTTGCTCCTTTTTTTATCGGATTTATTGCCGACCGTTATTTCAATGCGGAGCGAGTTTTGGCGGTTTTACATCTCTTGGGAGCTATATTGTTATTCTTCATGTCTAGAGCGGAGGATGCTGCAAACTTTTACCCCTATATTTTTGTGTACTTCATCGCCTATATGTCTTCCTTGGCCTTATCCAACTCGATTGCTTTTCGTCAAATGACGGATGCAAAGAAGCAGTTTCCAAGTATTCGTGTTTGGGGTACTATTGGTTGGGTATGTTCAGGTGTGGTAATCAGTTATGTTTTTCATTGGGATGCACCTGGGGCGATACAGATAGGTGCTTTGAAAAATACGTTTTTAATGGCTGCAGTTTGTTCTTTGATCTTAGCTGTATTTAGTTTTTTCTTACCCAAAACTCCACCAATGGCGGTAAACAAGGATAAGAAATTTAATTTTGGATCTGCCATAGGGTTGGATGCCTTGGGTTTATTGAAAAACAGGAGTTTTTTGATTTTCTTTGTTACTGTTGTTGTCATCTGTATTCCGATTTCTTTTTATTATCAAAATGCGAACCCTTATTTGGTTCAGGTAGGTTTACCCAATCCAACGGCAAAAATGGCCATGGGTCAATTATCGGAAGCTATTTGCCTGTTGTTTATCCCTTTTTTCTTCATCAGATTTGGTTATAAGAAAATGATTATGGTCGGTATATTAGCCTGGGTAGCACGTTATTTGTTATTTGCCTTTGGCGATACTCATTCTTATTTGCTAATCATTGGGATTTTACTGCATGGTATCTGTTATGATTTTATGTTTGTTGTCGGACAGATCTATACAGATACTATTGCTGGAGAGAAATATAAATCTTCCGCACAAGGCTTGGTTACCATCGCGATGTATGGCATCGGTATGCTTCTTGGTTTTTGGGTAGCGGGTTATATTTCTGATTACCTGAAAGGTCATTATCCAGCTGATTTTTGGTGGTATTTATGGACAGTACCTGCTGGATTGGCTGGCGTTTGCTTTTTACTGTTTACATTTTTCTTCAAGGAAGACAAGAAAGGATTAGGAAGTTCAGCTGCCCATCTTGAAAATGAAGGGAATATGTAA
- a CDS encoding glycoside hydrolase family 130 protein, producing the protein MYKPVQVTRKDIYFRPDTKRVLARFFSLGDERSLKVIRRVLQLSDEKQKEVFGQVLRSYTKRHRSIVKVFERNFDRIRHLLEQIETPTDKISMTAKLLIGSYFTMEYSIEAAALFNPSIVEHPDQTELYKGEKRVIISFRATGEGHVSSIVFRSGYIDIDNNIHLDVVGTLLDKPINIKSHRYHKNSFISKLVELHPGNALAMEKLNHKLTESFTYEELKRYVEETRAEVPNDDDNNNILKQAIWLASSHYEMTFSLDTSISERVIFPISDTEKRGIEDARFVQFKTAKNESIYYATYTAYDGFSILPKLLTTKDFYHFIVKPIHGEIANKGAALFPRKINGKYAMLCRIDGENNYIAYSDYINIWNEAVHLVQEPMSPYEFVQIGNCGSPIETAAGWLIITHAVGPMREYVIGASLLDLEKPHIEIGRLALPILTPNDEEREGYVPNVVYSCGAIVHNDQLIMPYAMSDYASTYATINLENLIQAILQPDI; encoded by the coding sequence ATGTATAAACCTGTCCAAGTTACTCGAAAAGATATTTATTTTAGACCCGATACCAAGCGTGTACTCGCTCGCTTTTTTTCGTTAGGGGATGAACGTTCCTTAAAAGTTATTCGTCGGGTTCTGCAATTATCGGATGAAAAACAAAAGGAAGTTTTTGGTCAAGTGCTGCGCAGTTATACAAAAAGACATCGTAGCATTGTCAAGGTGTTTGAACGTAATTTTGATCGTATACGACATTTATTGGAACAAATAGAGACACCAACTGATAAAATCTCGATGACAGCGAAACTGTTGATCGGTTCTTATTTTACAATGGAATATTCCATTGAAGCAGCTGCATTATTCAATCCTTCTATTGTTGAACACCCAGATCAGACCGAACTTTATAAGGGTGAGAAGAGGGTGATTATTAGTTTCAGGGCAACTGGAGAAGGACATGTGTCATCCATTGTCTTTCGTTCTGGTTATATCGATATAGACAATAATATTCATCTGGATGTAGTAGGTACGCTGCTGGATAAACCCATCAATATCAAAAGTCATCGTTATCATAAAAATAGTTTTATTTCTAAATTAGTGGAGTTGCATCCTGGAAATGCACTTGCCATGGAAAAGCTGAATCACAAATTGACAGAAAGCTTTACTTATGAAGAATTAAAACGTTATGTAGAGGAAACGAGGGCAGAAGTCCCCAATGATGACGATAATAATAATATTCTCAAGCAGGCCATATGGCTGGCCTCTTCGCACTATGAGATGACCTTCTCGCTCGATACATCTATTTCTGAACGGGTTATTTTCCCTATTTCCGATACCGAAAAGAGAGGGATAGAAGATGCACGGTTTGTCCAGTTTAAAACAGCAAAAAATGAAAGCATCTATTATGCGACTTATACCGCTTACGATGGTTTTAGTATTTTGCCAAAGTTGTTGACGACGAAGGATTTTTATCACTTTATCGTCAAACCTATTCATGGTGAAATTGCGAATAAAGGTGCTGCACTTTTCCCGCGTAAGATCAACGGAAAATACGCCATGTTATGTCGTATTGATGGAGAAAACAATTATATCGCTTATTCGGACTATATCAATATTTGGAATGAAGCGGTGCATTTGGTACAGGAACCGATGAGTCCTTATGAATTTGTTCAGATTGGTAACTGCGGCTCCCCAATTGAAACCGCAGCAGGCTGGCTGATCATCACACATGCGGTTGGGCCTATGCGTGAATACGTGATCGGTGCTTCTTTATTGGATCTTGAAAAACCACATATCGAGATCGGCCGTTTGGCGTTGCCTATTCTGACTCCAAATGATGAAGAAAGGGAAGGCTACGTACCCAATGTCGTGTATTCTTGTGGTGCTATCGTACACAATGATCAATTGATCATGCCCTATGCGATGTCTGATTATGCATCCACCTATGCAACGATTAATTTGGAAAATCTAATTCAGGCTATTCTTCAGCCTGATATTTAA